Genomic DNA from Candidatus Rokuibacteriota bacterium:
CCGCCCGCGCACGTCGAGGAAGTTCGAGACGTGGTCCGAGAGCAGCGTCGTGGGCCCGTCGAGGTGCTGGATCAGCAGGCGGGTCTCGCGGAGCGCCTCCTGCGCCGACAGGAGGGTGAGCGCGCCGTCTCGCCATCGATCGTGCCAGGGCGTGCCCGGCTGCGGCACGAAGGTGCGCAGGCGGACGAAGGTGGGGGGCGCCTGGTTGAGGACCTGCGCGCTGCCCAGCGCATGCTCGCGCCAGCGCTCGGCGCCCGCCAGGCCGACCATGAGGTACACCGAGAGCTCGATGCCGGCGCCCATGACGTGCCGGTAGGCCTCCACCGCCTGTTCGGGGGTCACGCCCTTGTTGATGGCGCGCAGGGTCGCCGCATCCCCGGACTCGAGGCCGGAATGGATGCGGGTGATGCCGGCCGCCGCCACCGCCCGCCACTGCTCCAGGGACTTCTTGACGAGGAACTTCGCCGACCCGTACATGGTGATGCGCTCGAGGTCCGGGAACCGAGCGCAGGCCGCCGCGCCGATGGCGACCAGCGTGGCGGCGGGCAGGACGGCGGTGTTGCCGTCGGCCAGGAAGATGGTCCGTACCCCGTGCGGGCCATACGCCTCGCGCGCCATGTCCAGGTCTTCGATCACCTCCGTCAACGGGCGCACCCGGAAGCTGCGCCCCTTGTACATGCCGCAGAAGGCGCACTTGTTGTGCGGGCACGCCAGGGTCGCCTGGATGATGAGCGATCCAGCCTCGCTCGGGGGCCGATAGACGAGACCTTCGTACCGCACGCGTACCCTCCCTCGGCCACGGAGACGGCCGGGCCCAGGACCCGGCGCCTGCCGGGCCCCTTCAATAGATACACCGACGCCGCCCCGATGGGTAGGCCGGTGACGGCCCCTGGTGGTCCCGGCGCGCCGGCGGGCTCGCCCCGCCGGGGGGCCGCCGGTTGCGTTCGAGACACGACCCCCCGTATGCTCCCGTCGAGACGGGCCGCCACGTCACCACGCCGAGTCGGGGAGAGGGGACCTCAGCTGCCGGATCTTCCGCCACGGGACCCTCGCCTTCGAGGGACGCGTCAACACGCGGGAGATGAAGCGGCGCTGCGACGAGCTCGTTGGCTGGCTCTGCCGCCACAACCCCGTGCCGCCGGGAACGGTGCTCTCGACGGGCACGGGCATCCTGGTCCCCGACGAGCACGCGCTCGACGAGGGCGACATCGTCGAGATCGATCTCGAGAGGGTCGGCAGGCTCAGGAATCCGGTGCGGCGACTCCGCTAGCCCGGCGCGGCGCTACCTGGCGTCCTTCAGCGACAGCCAGACGCCGACGATCTGCTCGGAGGACAGCGCCTGGAAGCCCACGCGCCTGCTCACCCCGTAGAGGTCCATCTGCTGGTACAGCGGCAGCACCGCGCCGTCGTCCAGCATGAGCCGCTGCGCCCTGGCGTAGATCTCCTGGCGCCGCTTCGGATCCACCGTGGTCTGCGCCTCGTCCATCATCCCGTCGAAGTCGGTGTTGTGATGGTTCGCCAGCGGGTTGCCCGACCGGAACAGCGGGGTGAGCGTGCCGTCGGCGTCCCAGGTGGTGTTTCCCCAGCCGATGAGGTACATGGGGTTGGCCTTGTGGATGTAGACCATCTGGTTCAGGTAGGTGGTCCACTCGAAGGTGCGCACGCGGGCGCGGATGCCGGACTTGGTCAGCTGCCCCCCCACGGCCTCCGCCACCTCCTTGTCCTTGAGATAGCGCCCATCGGGGGAATTCAGCGTCAGGTCGATCCCGTTGGGGAAGCCGGCCTCGGCGAGGAGCTTCTTGACGCGGTCGGGGTCCTGCTTGACCGGCGCCAGCGACTTGTCGAAGCCGAAGTGCTTGCTGGTGAGCGGCGTGGCCGTGCGGATGGCCTGCCCCTCGAGGACCGTCTTGATGATCTCGTCGGGGTTCACGGCGGCGATGATTGCCTGGCGCACCCGCTTGTCCTTGGTGGGCCCCTCCACCGGCCCCGCCGGCTTGTTGGCGGTGTCGAACTGGTAGGTGTAGATGGGGATGAAGATGGTCCGCACGCTGGGCGCCTTGGAGATGTAGAGCTTGGGGTGCTTGTCGATGATCGGCACGAGGTGCGGCGGGATGTTGACGGCGATGTCCACCTCGCCGGCCTGGAGCGCGGCCACACGCACGGCGTGCTCGGGGATCGGCCGGTAGACGATGGTCTTGACTTTCGGGGCGCCGCCCCACCACCGCTCGTTGGCCTCGAGCACGAGCTGGTCGTCCTTCGCCCAGCGGACGAACTTGTAGGGCCCCGTGCCCACCGGGTTCCGGTCGGCGAAGGTCTTGTCCTTGCCCGCGAAGTGCTTCGGCGCCATGACGGCGCCGCGCAGCGCCAGCTGGTTCTCCAGCGTCGGGAACGGCTTGCTGGTGACGATCCGCACCGTGAACTTGTCCACCACCTGCACGGCGCTCACCAGGCGGAAGTTGCCGGCCTGCCGGTTGCCGAGCTTGGGATCGCGCAGGCGGTCCATGCTGAACTTGACCGCCTCGGCGTCGAACTCCTCGCCGTTGTGGAAGCGGACCCCCTGGCGCAGCTTGAACTCCCAGGTGGTGGGGGCAACGAGCTTCCACGAGGTAGCCAGCCACGGGATGATCTTGTTGTCCTTGTCCCGGAAGAGCAGCGTGTCATAGATGTTCAGCAGCACGTTGTAGGCGGGCGTCTCCTCGTGCCACTGCGGGTCGAGCGTCGTCGGGTCCACGCCCTGGGCAATGACGATCTTGCCCTGGGGCGCGGCCAGCGAGGGCACCGTCCACCCGAGCCCGATCACCGAGCACGCCAGGGCTACGCCGAGCGAGCGCACACCGAGTCGCTTCATGAGTGGATCTCCTTTCCTGCGCGCATGTCCGGCCTCGTTCGTCATGATGGCGGCGCCCTTCAGCATCACCTGCGCCCCCTCCCGTCAGACCTTCAGCCTCGGGTCGAGCGTGTCCCGGAGCCCGTCACCGAAGAGGTTGATGCCGAGCACGGTCACTAGGATGGCCAGGCCCGGGAACGTCGCGAGCCACCAGGCCGTCGAGAGGTAGACACGCCCGTCCGCGAGCATGCCGCCCCACGTCGGCGTCGGCGGCTGGACGCCGAGCCCGAGGAAGGACAGGGCCGATTCGATCACGATGACCCGGGCCATGTCCAGTGTCGCCACGACGAGCCAGGGAGTGAAGGCGTTGGGCAGCACGTGGCGGACGAGAATGCGCCCGTCGCGGCTGCCCAGCGCGATCGCGGCCTGGACGAACTCGCGCTCCCGGATCGAGAGCACCTCGCCCCGCACGACGCGCGCATAGACCACCCACGAGGAGACGCCGATGACGATGATGATGTTCTGGAGGCTCGGGCCCAGCACGCCGATCACGGCGATGGCGAGGAGGATGAACGGGAAGGCCAGCTGGATGTCCGCCAGCCGCATGAACAGGTCGTCCACGCGCCCCCCGAAGTAGCCCGAGACCAGCCCGATGACCATTCCCAGCAGCCCCGAGATGAGGACGGCCGCCAGCCCGACCAGGAGGGCGATGCGCGAGCCGTGGATGATCCGCGCCAGGATGTCGCGCCCGAGGTGATCGGTGCCGAGCGGGTGGGTGCGCCCCTGCGCATCCTGCCAGCCGGGCTCCCGGAGCCGCTGCCCGATGTCCTGCGCCAGCGGATCGAAGGGGGCCATCACCGGGGCGAGCGCGGCCGTCAGCGCCACGATCGCCACCACCACGAAGCCGAAGAGCGCGGTGCGCCGCCGGGCCAGGCGGGTCGCCAGCATCAGCCACTCCCGCGCCGCGGGGGAGGCGGCGGGCGTCAGCACGAGGGAGCCGGCCCCGTCAGCCGCCATGTGTTGGGTCCCCAGCCCGCCTGACTGTGGAGGCCACCACGCTGCGGCTCGGCCTCTTCGGGCCTTCGGCCCTCATCGTTCAGCTCGCCTCACTGTGGAGGACATCGCGCCGCGGCTCGGCCTCTTCGGGCCTTCGGCCCTCATCGGTCAGCTCGCCTCACTGTGGAGGCCACCACGCTGCGGCTCGGCCTCTTCGGGCCTTCGGCCCTCATCGGAAGCGGATCCGGGGGTCGAGGTAGGTGTAGACGATATCCACGAGGAAGTTGACCATCACGAACGTGCTGGCGAGCAGGAACACGGCGGCCTGGACCACGGGGTAGTCGCGGTTGAAGATGGCCTGCACCGACAGCCGGCCGACACCTGGCCAGGCGAAGATGGTCTCGGTGATGACGGAGCCGCCGAGCAGCGTGCCCAGCTCGATCCCCACGATGGTCACGATGGGGATCGAGGCGTTCCGCAGGGCGTGCTTCCAGACCACGGGGGGCTCGCCCACGCCCTTCGCGCGGGCCGTCCGGACGTAATCCTGCCCGAGCACCTCGAGCATCCCCGACC
This window encodes:
- a CDS encoding radical SAM protein, with protein sequence MRYEGLVYRPPSEAGSLIIQATLACPHNKCAFCGMYKGRSFRVRPLTEVIEDLDMAREAYGPHGVRTIFLADGNTAVLPAATLVAIGAAACARFPDLERITMYGSAKFLVKKSLEQWRAVAAAGITRIHSGLESGDAATLRAINKGVTPEQAVEAYRHVMGAGIELSVYLMVGLAGAERWREHALGSAQVLNQAPPTFVRLRTFVPQPGTPWHDRWRDGALTLLSAQEALRETRLLIQHLDGPTTLLSDHVSNFLDVRGRVPADTPTMLAQLDAALAWPARAFRPPTERLVGLGL
- a CDS encoding fumarylacetoacetate hydrolase family protein; the protein is MVPARRRARPAGGPPVAFETRPPVCSRRDGPPRHHAESGRGDLSCRIFRHGTLAFEGRVNTREMKRRCDELVGWLCRHNPVPPGTVLSTGTGILVPDEHALDEGDIVEIDLERVGRLRNPVRRLR
- a CDS encoding ABC transporter substrate-binding protein gives rise to the protein MKRLGVRSLGVALACSVIGLGWTVPSLAAPQGKIVIAQGVDPTTLDPQWHEETPAYNVLLNIYDTLLFRDKDNKIIPWLATSWKLVAPTTWEFKLRQGVRFHNGEEFDAEAVKFSMDRLRDPKLGNRQAGNFRLVSAVQVVDKFTVRIVTSKPFPTLENQLALRGAVMAPKHFAGKDKTFADRNPVGTGPYKFVRWAKDDQLVLEANERWWGGAPKVKTIVYRPIPEHAVRVAALQAGEVDIAVNIPPHLVPIIDKHPKLYISKAPSVRTIFIPIYTYQFDTANKPAGPVEGPTKDKRVRQAIIAAVNPDEIIKTVLEGQAIRTATPLTSKHFGFDKSLAPVKQDPDRVKKLLAEAGFPNGIDLTLNSPDGRYLKDKEVAEAVGGQLTKSGIRARVRTFEWTTYLNQMVYIHKANPMYLIGWGNTTWDADGTLTPLFRSGNPLANHHNTDFDGMMDEAQTTVDPKRRQEIYARAQRLMLDDGAVLPLYQQMDLYGVSRRVGFQALSSEQIVGVWLSLKDAR
- a CDS encoding ABC transporter permease; this encodes MLATRLARRRTALFGFVVVAIVALTAALAPVMAPFDPLAQDIGQRLREPGWQDAQGRTHPLGTDHLGRDILARIIHGSRIALLVGLAAVLISGLLGMVIGLVSGYFGGRVDDLFMRLADIQLAFPFILLAIAVIGVLGPSLQNIIIVIGVSSWVVYARVVRGEVLSIREREFVQAAIALGSRDGRILVRHVLPNAFTPWLVVATLDMARVIVIESALSFLGLGVQPPTPTWGGMLADGRVYLSTAWWLATFPGLAILVTVLGINLFGDGLRDTLDPRLKV